The Nitrospirota bacterium genome segment CTGTGGGATAGGATTGCCTGAAAACTGTGCTGAAGGATTGAAAAAGCTTCTTTAGTTACCGGAATGGGCGGAAATCGCCCTTTGTATTGAAATAGGGTGGAAGACTTCGTCAAAAAGCTCACCGCATAACAGGAAAACAGATAAAATCAAATCCTATCACTGTTTTCGGGGTTCGGGTTTACCTTCACATTTTTTAAATGATACGTTATATTTGTGTCTTTATAATAAAAGAGGAGGTGAAAATGATCAACATGCATAGTCACAGGAGATCAGGAATATTTTCTCCGGCTAAGGTAAGTATTTTCATCCATGGCTAAAATTATTGTTTATATAACACATGTAGTATGATTCATCAAACAGGAGGCAATCATGGTGCATTTCAATCCCTTGAAAAATATTTTCGGGTTTGGCGGGAATTATTCCGGTAAGTTGTTTTTGTGTTCTCTTTTCCTGTTTGTCTATTCGATGATACGGATAACGCAGGTTTTGGCCGGAGATGATGCATTGGGACTTCGCTCTCTGCGGGGTCTTAAGGGGATAAGGGTGGTCGTTGAAGGGCTGGAGCCTGAAGCTGAGAAAGATGGTCTGATCAGAGAACAAATCCGGAATGACGTGGAGCTGCGACTTCATAAAGCAGGGATTAAGGTTTATACAAAAGATGAATTTCCAACAGCAACCGGGATCCCATCGCTCGATGTGAATGTGACCGCAAAAAAGCATAACGAAACATCTCTTTATTATTACAATATCTCAGTGAATCTGTTTCAGAGAGTCGCTCTGATTCGGGATCCTGATATCAATGGGTTTGGTACGACCTGGTTCACAGGATGGGTGGGGGCTGTGAGCAGCCGGAGAATACGCAATGTCAGGGTGCATATTAATGACTGTGTGGATGAGTTTATTAGTGATTATCTGATCGCAAATCCAGGTCCGCCGGTTCGACCAAATGAACCGGAATAACAGTGCTTTCATTGCCTGAGCGGTCAGCGTGTGATTTCTACAGGCGGATATTCTTCCTAACCCAGTGTGTCCGCAATAGCGGGGGAAGTTCACTGTTAACACAAAAAAGGATGGCACATCACTGAGGGATAGGGTTTGCAGAGTTGTTCGAAGTGACGCCCTGAACAGTACTTCCATATTAAGGCGAACGAGTGCTTGACTATGCAAAATACCTCAATTATAGTGATGGATGTCGGGCTAATTTATGACACAATATAACATTGTCCTCATTAGAGAGAGACAGAAAAAAGACAGGTTTCGCAAGGCGCACGTAGTTACAGATAATTTTGTCAGAATTCTTGCTGGGAAATATGGAGTAAAGAAGATTGCCCTTAGTGGGATTATTACAGAAAAGGAATGGTCATTTATGAACGGCGATGAATATAGCGAGTTCGTCCATCGAGATTGACGGTGGAATTCCACAGGGAGAAGAGTGGCACAAAAGGCTTCTTCCAAATATGACAATAAAGATTGAAGGGGTCAGGCCGCCCGTATATCTTCTTATCTCTATAATAGCCTGAGACCCTTTTTGGGCATCATGCATGTTGTGAGACAAGCATATGGCTTCCAACTGGACGAGACTAAACATAGAGAACTCGAAACTTCTTTTAAAAGCACGGTTAATAGTTTTTCATCCGAAGTAACGAGATTCTGTGATATTCTGAAGAAGATGTCATAAAGTCAGTTGCCGACAACGACGGAGCACCTGATATTTCAGATCACATTCCGTATGTCTATAATGCGGATCAGACTGATTCGGGCAGTGATGGAACAGGATATGTCTGTGATTAAGTCTGCAGTCCAGGAAGTATTTGTGCCCTCTATGTTGTCCCTGTTTTCGATACTGACGGTGTCACCTAAAAGAAAGCCCTTTTGGGTTTTGAGAAATTGAGCTGGTTTGATAGGCACAACATGCACATGGAATTAATTTGAAATTACAGAAAGGGTATGGAACCCATGCCTCACGGCCGTCACAAATGTTGCTTTTACTATTCGAGGGCGGAGCCCTGGTGACGACATGATGCAGCAGGGAAGGCACGATCTGGTTGAACGAACGCTCAAACCCCTGCTCCAGCTATTTTGTATTGGTTTAGCGTTTACAGGTGTCCTGCTGCTTCTCTCCCCTTGCATTGCGGATGCAGAAGACCTTCCGACTAAAGAGGTGTGCCTGGCGTGCCACGGTGATTCTGATATGACCCGGAGCGCTCCACGTCCGGGCCGCTCCAATTCTCTCTTCGTAAATGAGGAAGTGATGCAAAAGTCCGCTCACGCCAGTGTCGAGTGTGCGAGTTGCCACAAGATCAAGACCATTCCACACAACGTACCGGTTGCACCTGTTCGCTGCGGATCGTGCCATGATAAGGAACAAACAGCGCTCCACGATGGAGTTCATGGGAGCACCCGGGCCGGGACGCGCGTTCCCGTAACTGCCTGCGCCGACTGTCACGGAACTCACGACGTCATGCGAACTCTCTCCCTTGGAATAGACATCTGTGCTAAGTGCCACTCTAAGGAGGTTGCGGACTATAGAACGAGCGTTCATGGAAAATCCCGGATGAAAGGTGACAACGAGGCTGCGACCTGCAGATCATGTCATGGGACGACGCACTCCATTCTCTCTAAGACAGATGAAAGGTCTTGGACGTATCCCCTCAATCTTCCGAAGACGTGCGCCCAATGCCATAGTGATCCGGAACTGGCCAGACGTCACAACATCCCCATAGCTAACGTATATGAGCTTTACATTGACTCGATTCATGGACGCGCACTTACGCAGAGCGGGCTCCTCGTTACAGCGACATGCTCGAGCTGTCATGGGAACCATGCTATTCTGCCTCCGTCAGATCCAAAGTCGAGGGTCAACAGGGCAAATATCCCTGAGACCTGCGGAGGCTGCCACGCCGGTATACTGACGACCTACCGTGAAAGCATTCACGGGAAAAAGTTCGCGGAGGGAAACACAAAGGCCCCGATTTGCATTGATTGCCACACGACTCACGAGATACGTCGGGTTGCTGAAGAGGAGTGGAAGGCGGGGGTCGTCAAGCAGTGCGGAACTTGCCACGCAGAGTCCCTCGCGGCGTATCGTGACACTTTTCACGGACAGGTCTCGGCGTTGGGTTTCACACGTGTGGCCCGCTGCTCCGATTGTCACGGATCTCACAATATCCTGCCGAAGTCCGATTCCAGGTCAATGGTGAATCCGGCCAACCGGATGAATACCTGCCGTAAGTGCCACAAGACGGCCAACGCCAATTTCGCCCTTTACGATCCTCATCCTGATCCTCATAACCGGGACCGTAACCCTGCGCTTTACTATGCGGCGAAATTCATGACCTGGTTATTGATAGGTGTCTTTGGATTCTTCGGTGTTCACAACGGACTTTGGGCAATACGTATGGTTATTGGACGTCGGGGCCACACACAACCGCCGTTGCCGCCGGGAACCGGAGATAGCGCAGACTTGAATGGCAAGGAGATGGACGAGGAAAAAGACGATGGCTAAACATTATCTTCGCTTCACCCTGTTCCAGCGGATCCTGCATGTTCTCCTGTTCACGAGCGTCCTTGGACTCGTGACGACAGGGATGCCGCTCTTTTTCAACCAGAGCGGCTGGGCATTCTGGATTGCTCACACGATGGGAGGTTTCGGAGTCATGGGATTCTTCCATCGCCTGTTCGGGACAACGATGCTCTCGGTATTTACTGTTCACATGGTGTTGATTCTTCGTCGTGTCGTGATTGGGAGAGAATACCGCTTGCTCTGGGGGCCGGATTCGATGGTTCCTCAGCCGAAAGATTTCGTCCAGCTTTTCCAGAATATTCGTTATTTCATCGGTCTCGGCCCGGCGCCGCGCTTCGATCGTTTTACCTACTGGGAGAAGTTCGACTACTGGGCGGTCGTCTGGGGGATGGGGATCATCGGGGGTACGGGTCTGATTCTCTGGTTCCACGACTTCTTTTCCAGGATCTTCCCGGGATGGTTCTTCAACGTAGCGATCCTGGTCCACGGAGAGGAGGCCCTGCTGGCATCGGGCTTCTTGTTTGCTGTCCATTTCTTCAACACGCACATCCGCCCGGAAAAGTTCCCGATAGACCTCGTCATCTTTACCGGACGGGTCAGCGGGCATGAAATGATAGAGGAGCGGCCGGAGCAGTATCAGCGCCTGGTACGTGAAGGTAAACTCGAAAAGTTTGAGACAACCCCGCCGCCGATGTGGCTTAAGAATTTAGGGCGCATAGTCGGCGCCATCGCCGTCACCATCGGGCTAACCCTGTTCGTTCTTATCCTTTACGCCTTCCTCAGGGCTTGATCTGATTCCATATGGAACTGTTAACGCGGTCCGAAAAGACGCGGTAGAGTTAAATTAAAATGACATTATCTAAATGACATGAAATACAGGAACGGCATCGAATTGCAATGATCCCGAGAATATGATATAAGAAAAAGAACAATAAACTTTTCAGCCTGCCTGATCCGTTTTATCGTACATTGGATTTGTCTCAGGGGCTCCAACACATAATAAAGAGTTATAGACTATTATCATATCGTCTGCTATCTTTCAGTCAAAATGTTTTGGGCTTGTATTTATTCTTGGCATGCCTGGTTAGAAAATAGAACGATAATAATGAGGAAGTAAAGATGATTACAAAAAATCAGATGGATGAAATCAGCAATGTTCTTAAGTTTGATAGATTGCCTGTGAGTTTCAGGCTATTGTTTCTGGTGACCGTAGTATGTCTAAGTGTCGGGTTTGTTTTTAATCTTACCCAGGTCTGGGAAAGTCATTCCGGTGAAGGTGGAATATTAGGTATCTCCGCGGAAAGCATCAGGATGAATTATTACGGCAAAAGAGATGCCAGCACATTGGAATCAAAATTAAGAACGACAATGGGCGGATTTGCCACAAACGCCGAAAAAGAGGATATAATAAAATGGATTCGTTCAGGCGCTGATGAGACAAGTTATACTTCTTCAATCAAACCGATAATTGAAAGAAATTGCCTGCTTTGTCACGGGAAAGAATCATTCCGTCCGCTAATAGATTATGAAGCTGTGAAAGTAGTTACAAGAATTAATCAGGGTATGGGATTTAAAACCTTAGTCAGGGTCTCCCACATCCATCTTAACGGAATGACTTTTTTATTTTTCATCTCCGGTTTTATAACATGTTTCGCGAGAATCGGGTCTAAAAAGCTGAAGTGGATTAAATGGATAGTTATTGTTGCCCCTATGATAGCCATGTTCTGCGATATCATGTCCTGGAATCTGGCAAGAGAGTATGAGAACGGAGTTTACATCATTATCATATCAGGTATGGTTATGACCGCTGCTTTCTTTACGCAGATGAGTATATCTGCATATCAAATCATCAGGTCCTTTTTTGTCTAAAAAGGAGGTAAAATGTCGGGTTTATATAACGAATCCAAGTTCCCGGACTATCTCTAAGGCAGAGTCAATATTTGCCTTCTTCTCTAAGAGATGGTCGCTGTTCCACCTGCCGCTGAATGCGCGCTCTTCGACATCTCGTCCAAAGAACTCCCACAGTACCTCAATCTGCTCTTTCCCTATATTATTTGTAGGCCTCAGCACCCAAAGCAGATTCTTTACCTCGGCTATCCTGAATGCATCAAGTGTGTCATTTGCAAAGCTGTCGTATAATTCCGGGATTTTATTCTTAAGAAGTTCCAGGCTCATATTGCACCTCCTTTGTAAGTTAGCAGGCTATTTTATGTCCCTGTTTTGTTGATTCGGAAATCTATCCTTTTTTCTTTACTAATCGGTAGTTAATGAACGATTATTTATTTGGATATCCGGACAGGATATATAAAATACCGACCGTAAAATTATCCTGAAATTTTCATCAAAAATAATTATTAAAAAACCATGGCTTAACCAGTTGACAAATATAATATTTACATGCTAATTTATAATTCCCATTAAACAGAAAATTAGGAGGCTGTGAAATGATCCCTGTAAAAAGGGTGATGGCAAGGAATCTCGTAACGGTGGACAAACAGATGACTGTCCAGGAAGTTGCGAAGGTTATGGAGTCGAAGGATGTAGGAAGTGTCCTTGTTATGGACAAGGAGAGTGGTGAAATAGCAGGGATTGTGACTGAAAGGGATATAGTAAAAAAGGTCGTTGCAAAAGGGACCGATGGCAGCAGTTATATAGTAAAAGGTATTATGAGCACCCCTTTGCTGACCATAGAAAGTAATAAAACAATTTTTGAGGCAGGGGATTACATGGATCAAAAGAGGGTAAGACACCTTGCGGTTACAGAGAATGGTAAGGTGGTGGGAGTTATATCCGTCCGTGATCTTATCAATCCATCTCAATATGATGAGGAGGCCTGGTAGAAGACAATCAGGTTGTGAGGGATTTATTTGAAGAGCAGGTATAAGGTAGTAGTCCCGGATGTGGACTACTTTGCTGAACAGGTAAAATGCAGAAGCTCGTGCCCGGTTGGAACAGACTCAGGGGGTTATGTCCAGGCAATTGCCGAGGGCGATTATGAGAGGGCATATGCTATTGCGAGGGGACCAAACCCGTTTGCGTCTGTTTGCGGCCGTATATGCGGACACCCGTGTGAAGCTGCCTGCCGAAGAGGTAATATTGACGAGTCCGTATCAATAAGGGCTCTAAAACGTTTTGTTACAGAAAAATACGGGGTTGAGGCTGTAACCGACCCTAAGGGTGTTTTAAGATTTTCCAATACCCGTAAAGAGCTGCTAAGGCCCGGGACTGCTGAGAAAGTTGCTATTATTGGCGCAGGACCAGCAGGGCTTACAGCAGCACATGACCTCGCACTCTTTGGCTACAAGGTCACCGTCTTTGAGGCTGAACCGGAGCCAGGCGGAATGATGGTCATAGGAATTCCCAATTACAGACTTTCCAGGCAACTAGTCAAATCCGAAATTGCATCAATCGAGGCATTAGGAGTTGAAATAAAATGTAATTCGCCTATCGGAAAAGACCTGACAATTACCAAACTAAAAGATATGGGTTATAAGGCAATTCTGATTTCTGTAGGTTTACAGCATGGGCGTTCCTTGCCTATAGAAGGGACGAACCTTAAGGGTGTTCTTATTGGAATGGATTTTATCAAGGCATGTAACTATGGACATCCACCCGAGATTGGCAAAAAGATCGTTGTAATTGGCGGTGGTAATGTGGCTTATGATGCCTCAAGGTCTGCTGTCAGATTGGGACCTGATAAAGAGGTCCATATGTCTTGTCTTGAGACGAGAAATATCATGCCGGCTGATCCCATCGAGATAATGGAAGGGGAAGAAGAAGGTATAATCCTGCACGATGGTTATGGACCCAAGAGGATAATTGGAAAAGATGGTCGGGTTACTGGACTTGAGGTCGTCAAGTGCGTAAGCGTTTTTGATGAGAATAAGAGATTTAACCCCCAGTTTGCTCCAAACTCAGAGTTTGTAATAGAATGCGATACGGTTATAATAACTGTCGGCCAGAGTGCAGATCTATCCTTCATAAAAGAAGAGGATGGAATCGAAATGGTAAGACCTGGCGTAATAAAGGTTAACCTTGAAAACTACAAGACGAGTTCGCCTGGTGTTTTTGCGACAGGTGATGTTGCGTATGGTCCTAAGTTATTAATAACCGCTGTTGCAGCGGGTCAGAAAGCGGCAAGATCTATTGATGAATATTTAAGAGGCGTCAGTATAAAGGTAAAGAGAAGGGGTATAATGCACCCGGTTGCAGGGGCAAAGGAATACAAGATGTTCAAGGATTATGACCGTCTTGTCAGGGAAGAGCCGCCTGCAATTGAGGCAGATGAGAGAAAGAAAAGTTTA includes the following:
- a CDS encoding cytochrome c3 family protein, which codes for MMQQGRHDLVERTLKPLLQLFCIGLAFTGVLLLLSPCIADAEDLPTKEVCLACHGDSDMTRSAPRPGRSNSLFVNEEVMQKSAHASVECASCHKIKTIPHNVPVAPVRCGSCHDKEQTALHDGVHGSTRAGTRVPVTACADCHGTHDVMRTLSLGIDICAKCHSKEVADYRTSVHGKSRMKGDNEAATCRSCHGTTHSILSKTDERSWTYPLNLPKTCAQCHSDPELARRHNIPIANVYELYIDSIHGRALTQSGLLVTATCSSCHGNHAILPPSDPKSRVNRANIPETCGGCHAGILTTYRESIHGKKFAEGNTKAPICIDCHTTHEIRRVAEEEWKAGVVKQCGTCHAESLAAYRDTFHGQVSALGFTRVARCSDCHGSHNILPKSDSRSMVNPANRMNTCRKCHKTANANFALYDPHPDPHNRDRNPALYYAAKFMTWLLIGVFGFFGVHNGLWAIRMVIGRRGHTQPPLPPGTGDSADLNGKEMDEEKDDG
- a CDS encoding CBS domain-containing protein; this encodes MIPVKRVMARNLVTVDKQMTVQEVAKVMESKDVGSVLVMDKESGEIAGIVTERDIVKKVVAKGTDGSSYIVKGIMSTPLLTIESNKTIFEAGDYMDQKRVRHLAVTENGKVVGVISVRDLINPSQYDEEAW
- a CDS encoding FAD-dependent oxidoreductase is translated as MKSRYKVVVPDVDYFAEQVKCRSSCPVGTDSGGYVQAIAEGDYERAYAIARGPNPFASVCGRICGHPCEAACRRGNIDESVSIRALKRFVTEKYGVEAVTDPKGVLRFSNTRKELLRPGTAEKVAIIGAGPAGLTAAHDLALFGYKVTVFEAEPEPGGMMVIGIPNYRLSRQLVKSEIASIEALGVEIKCNSPIGKDLTITKLKDMGYKAILISVGLQHGRSLPIEGTNLKGVLIGMDFIKACNYGHPPEIGKKIVVIGGGNVAYDASRSAVRLGPDKEVHMSCLETRNIMPADPIEIMEGEEEGIILHDGYGPKRIIGKDGRVTGLEVVKCVSVFDENKRFNPQFAPNSEFVIECDTVIITVGQSADLSFIKEEDGIEMVRPGVIKVNLENYKTSSPGVFATGDVAYGPKLLITAVAAGQKAARSIDEYLRGVSIKVKRRGIMHPVAGAKEYKMFKDYDRLVREEPPAIEADERKKSLDLVEIGYKEKDAVEQGIRCLKCHINTIFDGDLCILCGGCVDVCPTYCLKMVPVTEIDGDENLRKVVEARYKISWEEIAVGDRTAVAQMGTAMIKDEDMCIRCGHCAKRCPTGAVTMEIFEYIEELEEVSNR